A genomic window from Polaribacter gangjinensis includes:
- a CDS encoding SixA phosphatase family protein, with protein sequence MKKLLILALIFCSFCQQETTTTYYLIRHAEKDRTDATNSNPDLNNFGIARAKKWASYFKNIPLDAVYSTNYKRTQQTAQPTADDKKLSIQSYNPRELYAPDFQKATYGKTVLIVGHSNTTPAFVNAILGEKKYEDMSDDDNGSLYVVTIIGNSKVAKIIKVE encoded by the coding sequence ATGAAAAAACTACTGATTTTAGCACTGATTTTTTGTTCTTTTTGTCAACAAGAAACTACCACTACTTATTATTTAATTCGTCATGCAGAAAAAGACAGAACAGATGCCACAAACTCAAATCCTGATTTGAATAATTTCGGAATTGCGCGCGCTAAAAAATGGGCATCTTATTTTAAAAACATCCCTTTAGACGCTGTCTATAGCACCAATTACAAAAGAACGCAACAAACAGCACAACCTACTGCTGATGATAAAAAACTCTCTATACAATCGTACAATCCTAGAGAATTGTATGCGCCTGATTTTCAAAAAGCCACATACGGAAAAACAGTGTTGATTGTAGGACATAGCAACACTACTCCTGCTTTTGTCAATGCTATTTTAGGAGAAAAAAAGTACGAAGATATGAGCGATGATGACAATGGTAGTTTGTATGTAGTAACCATTATTGGAAACTCAAAAGTTGCTAAAATTATTAAGGTGGAATAA
- a CDS encoding HNH endonuclease gives MKLLDNIILQQTSPTFFIVSIIAVLLFIVIIGVVGGSKEKNDNKQKEDWVLNNSDKFKIQDDFILNFINPLSIQTPKCNKCNSNVYNIWDINSRELNLKCAECKKNYKLELIEESTVAINSISKYIEFVQEALINGNEKIREYLKNKLIYNFSSLRNNQPLIRAISFVTKSEKIATSTKFNFKLIGYTNYYNFNKDEYFEKENIELKDLNSLFFHNEVKDNIIKTFDENLSKNQITLQMPAIIFGVQKEITIYRNGLLENKIDDIKNQIKESRRISQSTKDKVWRRDEGKCVECGSKEKLEFDHIIPFSKGGSNTYRNIQLLCEPCNRSKSDKIG, from the coding sequence ATGAAATTACTTGACAACATTATTTTACAACAAACCTCTCCAACTTTTTTTATTGTAAGTATTATTGCTGTATTATTATTTATTGTGATAATTGGAGTAGTTGGTGGTTCTAAAGAAAAGAATGATAATAAACAAAAAGAAGATTGGGTTCTAAATAATTCTGATAAATTTAAAATACAAGATGATTTTATTTTAAATTTTATAAACCCACTTTCCATACAAACTCCGAAATGTAATAAATGTAATAGTAATGTTTATAATATTTGGGACATAAACTCTCGTGAATTAAATTTAAAATGTGCTGAATGTAAAAAAAATTATAAATTAGAATTAATTGAGGAATCTACAGTTGCTATAAATTCTATTTCAAAATACATTGAATTCGTCCAAGAGGCTTTGATAAATGGTAATGAAAAAATCAGAGAGTATTTAAAAAATAAGTTAATTTATAATTTTTCTTCTTTAAGAAATAATCAACCTTTAATAAGAGCAATTAGTTTTGTAACTAAATCAGAAAAAATAGCTACTTCAACTAAATTTAATTTTAAACTAATTGGTTACACAAATTATTATAATTTCAATAAGGATGAATATTTTGAAAAGGAAAATATTGAACTAAAAGATCTCAACAGTTTGTTTTTTCATAATGAAGTGAAGGATAACATAATAAAAACTTTTGATGAAAATCTTTCAAAAAATCAAATTACTCTTCAAATGCCAGCAATAATATTTGGTGTGCAAAAAGAAATTACAATTTACAGAAATGGATTACTTGAAAACAAAATTGACGATATTAAGAATCAAATAAAAGAAAGTAGAAGAATTTCTCAGTCAACTAAAGATAAAGTATGGCGAAGAGATGAAGGTAAATGCGTTGAGTGTGGATCTAAAGAAAAATTAGAGTTTGATCACATAATACCATTTTCAAAAGGCGGTTCAAATACCTACAGAAATATACAATTATTATGTGAACCCTGTAATAGGAGTAAATCAGATAAAATTGGATAA
- a CDS encoding HNH endonuclease signature motif containing protein gives MGFNIKVVEDSLISCGRHCSLCHKFCGTKIELHHIKQRKDGGEDSFDNCLPLCFDCHADVMQYNPQHPKGKKYTESELKRHRNNWYEKVKNSEGSVITDLNYLNLDRATFERLNELLDSKSLMFFIKQNEFVGGPFPDKIYQDIYKFLIECKLPEFEFIDADLEGLKSELKQNFEKLDELISKYTFGAGPDRQGIPREWEMQQPERLDKAIEEFTKFTQIVSYNYETLIKLGRRKLYGN, from the coding sequence ATGGGATTTAATATAAAAGTAGTAGAAGATTCACTAATTTCTTGCGGAAGACATTGCTCTTTGTGTCATAAGTTTTGTGGAACTAAAATTGAACTACATCATATTAAGCAAAGAAAAGATGGTGGAGAAGATTCTTTCGATAATTGTTTACCTTTATGTTTTGATTGTCACGCAGATGTAATGCAATATAATCCGCAACACCCAAAAGGAAAAAAATACACAGAGTCGGAATTAAAACGTCATCGTAATAATTGGTACGAGAAAGTTAAAAACAGTGAGGGTTCTGTAATAACTGACTTAAATTATTTGAATCTTGACAGAGCTACATTTGAAAGATTAAATGAACTTTTAGACAGTAAAAGTTTGATGTTTTTTATAAAACAAAACGAATTTGTTGGCGGACCTTTTCCAGACAAAATTTACCAAGATATTTATAAATTTCTTATTGAATGTAAATTACCTGAATTTGAATTTATAGATGCCGATTTAGAGGGCTTAAAATCAGAACTAAAACAGAATTTTGAAAAATTGGATGAATTGATTTCTAAATATACGTTTGGTGCTGGTCCTGACAGACAAGGTATTCCAAGAGAATGGGAAATGCAACAACCTGAAAGACTTGACAAAGCAATCGAAGAATTTACAAAATTCACACAAATTGTATCTTACAATTATGAAACTTTAATTAAACTAGGACGAAGAAAATTATATGGAAATTAA
- a CDS encoding DUF6503 family protein: MKYLFLVAISLLISCQTAKKELTAQEIIDKAMMVAGADKVANADISFDFRDKSYEAIRKNGVFQLKRSFDSITDVLSNQGFQRFVHGNQIQLSDSLANVYANSVNSVHYFSVLPYGLNDAAVRKKLLPSTDIQGKEYYKIEVSFSENGGGEDFEDVFIYWIDAQSFTMDYLAYSFHTNGGGKRFRAIKNAALVEGIRFVNFDNYQPTNEAISLSDLDIAFEKNQLKKLSEVVLENIQVRLF, from the coding sequence ATGAAATACCTATTTTTAGTCGCCATAAGTTTGTTAATTTCTTGTCAAACAGCCAAAAAGGAGTTAACCGCTCAAGAAATTATAGACAAAGCCATGATGGTTGCAGGAGCTGATAAGGTAGCAAATGCCGATATTTCGTTTGATTTTAGAGATAAAAGCTACGAAGCTATTCGTAAAAATGGCGTTTTTCAATTAAAGCGCTCTTTTGATTCAATTACGGATGTGTTGAGTAACCAAGGTTTTCAACGATTTGTTCATGGAAATCAAATTCAACTTTCGGATTCTTTAGCGAATGTTTATGCAAATTCAGTAAACTCGGTGCATTATTTTTCGGTATTGCCTTATGGTTTGAATGATGCTGCTGTGCGTAAAAAACTGTTGCCTTCCACTGACATACAAGGAAAAGAATATTATAAAATTGAAGTGAGTTTTTCAGAAAATGGAGGAGGAGAGGATTTTGAAGATGTATTTATCTATTGGATTGATGCACAAAGTTTTACCATGGATTACTTAGCGTACTCATTTCATACCAATGGTGGAGGAAAACGTTTCAGAGCTATAAAAAATGCAGCACTTGTTGAAGGCATTCGTTTTGTAAATTTCGACAATTACCAACCTACAAACGAAGCAATTTCTTTATCGGATTTAGATATAGCTTTCGAAAAAAATCAGCTCAAAAAACTTTCTGAAGTGGTACTAGAAAATATCCAAGTACGCCTTTTTTAA
- the smpB gene encoding SsrA-binding protein SmpB encodes MTVQKKINIQNKKARFEFEILDIYVAGIQLTGTEIKSIRESKARITESFCEFNEDGELFIINMYIEEYAFGHHFNHNPKSERRLLLNKRELRNLKKDVEAKGNTIVPLKLFLNERGFAKLEIALAKGKKTHDKREVIKDRDNKIDLARIKKSFNA; translated from the coding sequence ATGACTGTTCAGAAAAAAATCAATATTCAAAATAAAAAAGCCCGTTTCGAATTTGAAATTTTGGACATTTATGTGGCTGGAATTCAATTGACAGGTACTGAAATCAAATCAATCAGAGAAAGTAAAGCACGTATTACCGAAAGTTTTTGCGAATTTAATGAAGATGGTGAGTTATTCATCATCAATATGTATATTGAAGAATATGCTTTTGGACATCATTTTAACCACAATCCGAAAAGTGAACGCAGGCTATTGTTGAATAAACGCGAATTGCGCAATCTTAAAAAAGATGTGGAAGCCAAAGGAAATACCATTGTTCCGTTAAAATTATTTTTGAATGAACGTGGTTTTGCCAAATTAGAAATTGCCTTGGCAAAAGGTAAAAAAACCCACGACAAACGCGAAGTGATTAAAGACAGAGACAATAAAATAGACTTAGCAAGGATTAAAAAAAGTTTTAATGCTTAA
- a CDS encoding Maf-like protein, whose translation MLNQKLKNYKVILASGSPRRQQFFKDLGIDFTIQVKSVDEVYPAHLQGAEITNYLADLKSKAFTNVKENELVITSDTIVWLENKPLEKAANEQEAFEMLRKMSGKMHEVITSVSIKSANFQKLFNDTTRVFFKELSDEEIRFYIKNYQPFDKAGAYGIQEWIGFIGIEKIEGSYFNVMGLPVHKLYEELMKL comes from the coding sequence ATGCTTAATCAAAAACTTAAAAACTACAAGGTTATTTTAGCGTCAGGTTCTCCCAGAAGACAACAGTTTTTTAAAGACCTTGGCATTGATTTTACCATTCAAGTAAAATCGGTGGATGAAGTTTATCCCGCACATTTACAAGGAGCTGAAATCACCAATTATTTAGCAGATTTAAAATCAAAAGCGTTTACCAATGTAAAGGAAAATGAATTGGTGATTACGTCTGATACCATTGTTTGGTTAGAAAACAAGCCTTTAGAAAAAGCAGCGAATGAGCAAGAAGCTTTTGAAATGTTGCGAAAAATGTCAGGAAAAATGCACGAAGTGATTACATCCGTAAGCATTAAAAGCGCCAATTTTCAAAAGCTTTTTAATGATACTACGCGTGTTTTTTTTAAAGAACTTTCGGATGAAGAAATCCGTTTTTACATTAAAAATTACCAACCTTTTGACAAAGCAGGTGCATACGGAATTCAAGAATGGATTGGATTTATTGGCATCGAAAAAATTGAAGGAAGTTATTTCAATGTAATGGGTTTGCCTGTTCATAAACTCTATGAAGAATTGATGAAATTATAG
- a CDS encoding transketolase family protein: MKKYTYTEMKDTRSGFGDGLTELGRTNPNVVALCADLIGSLKMDDFIKENPDRFFQVGIAEANMIGIAAGLTIGGKIPFTGTFANFSTGRVYDQIRQSVAYSGKNVKICASHAGVTLGEDGATHQILEDIGLMKMLPGMTVINPCDYNQTKAATIAIADFDGPVYLRFGRPKVPVYMPADEPFVIGKGILLTEGTDVTIVATGHLVWEALQAAEQLKAQGISAEVINIHTIKPLDEEIILKSVAKTGCIVSAEEHNILGGLGESIARTLALNAPTPQEFVGTNDTFGESGTPEQLMAKYGLDAAAVVKAAKKVMARK, from the coding sequence ATGAAAAAATACACATACACAGAAATGAAAGACACACGTTCTGGTTTTGGTGATGGCCTTACAGAATTAGGAAGAACAAATCCAAACGTAGTTGCGCTATGTGCTGATTTAATTGGATCCTTAAAAATGGATGACTTTATCAAAGAAAATCCTGATCGATTTTTCCAAGTGGGCATTGCAGAAGCCAACATGATTGGTATTGCAGCTGGCTTAACCATTGGAGGAAAAATTCCGTTTACAGGAACTTTTGCCAATTTTTCAACAGGAAGAGTGTATGATCAAATTCGTCAATCTGTGGCGTATTCTGGTAAAAATGTAAAAATTTGTGCTTCGCATGCAGGAGTTACCTTGGGTGAAGATGGCGCTACTCATCAAATTTTAGAAGATATTGGGTTGATGAAAATGTTGCCAGGAATGACTGTTATCAATCCTTGTGATTATAACCAAACAAAGGCTGCAACCATTGCTATTGCAGATTTTGATGGTCCTGTGTATTTGCGTTTTGGGCGTCCAAAAGTGCCTGTATACATGCCTGCTGACGAGCCTTTTGTTATTGGAAAAGGGATTTTGTTAACAGAAGGAACAGATGTAACTATTGTAGCAACAGGTCATTTGGTTTGGGAAGCCTTACAAGCTGCTGAGCAATTGAAAGCACAAGGTATCAGTGCAGAAGTGATCAATATCCACACCATTAAACCTTTGGATGAAGAAATCATTTTAAAATCGGTTGCCAAAACAGGTTGTATTGTTTCTGCAGAAGAGCATAATATTTTAGGTGGTTTGGGCGAAAGTATTGCTAGAACTTTGGCATTGAACGCTCCTACTCCACAAGAATTTGTAGGAACCAATGATACTTTTGGTGAATCAGGAACTCCCGAACAATTGATGGCAAAATACGGATTGGATGCTGCTGCTGTTGTAAAAGCGGCTAAAAAAGTAATGGCAAGGAAATAA
- a CDS encoding outer membrane beta-barrel protein gives MRFKIPVIGLYLRPELVYTNLENTLQYDNGLVQKNTTFSFQKIDIPVLLGKKILGIGNIYIGPSFQYVLDQGFSINDIPNVDGDGFTVGLQFGGGIELGRLGLDIRWERGFNSIESSFLDGATTVQFDTRVNQIIVGLSYRL, from the coding sequence TTGCGTTTTAAAATTCCGGTTATTGGTTTGTATTTACGCCCTGAATTGGTGTACACAAATCTTGAAAACACCCTCCAATATGACAATGGTTTGGTGCAAAAAAACACCACTTTTAGCTTTCAAAAAATTGACATTCCTGTGTTGTTAGGCAAAAAGATTTTAGGTATAGGCAATATCTATATTGGCCCTTCTTTTCAATATGTATTGGATCAAGGATTTAGCATTAATGATATCCCAAATGTTGATGGAGATGGATTTACAGTTGGTTTGCAATTTGGAGGTGGCATTGAATTGGGAAGATTAGGATTAGACATTCGTTGGGAACGTGGATTTAATAGTATAGAATCTAGTTTTTTAGATGGCGCAACTACAGTTCAATTTGACACTCGTGTAAATCAAATTATTGTGGGATTGTCTTATAGATTGTAG
- a CDS encoding PepSY-associated TM helix domain-containing protein, translating into MSVRKILFQLHKILGITTGLVVFIVAITGCCWTFKDEIESLYDDYKKVTPQDKERLTPTKARDIAKEIFPNNSIHGTVFKKADDAIEVIFYDATPEFYQSIFLNPYTGEVIKINDHLSGFFAFVLKGHMRLWLPKEIGEQIVGVSILIFLLIIISGVFLWVPKQRKNLKKRMLFDWKNTTGWKRKNFDLHSILGFYVCFFAFIIALTGSIMSYNWLKYGVYKSIGGEKEIAFIIPENKGTKTDFLSTPPMDLLITKLSKENPTAVAFELHYPKTKEESIYVEISNSNGLYYDADFRFFDQNTLEEIGTPSLYGKYENAKTADKILRMNYDIHIGAIGGIVGKIIAFLSSLLIATLPITGILLWYGRKYKNK; encoded by the coding sequence ATGTCCGTAAGAAAAATACTATTTCAATTACATAAAATTTTAGGCATTACAACAGGTTTGGTTGTTTTTATTGTGGCAATTACAGGCTGTTGTTGGACTTTTAAAGACGAAATTGAATCATTGTATGATGATTACAAAAAAGTAACACCTCAAGACAAGGAGAGGTTAACCCCAACAAAGGCAAGAGATATCGCAAAAGAAATTTTTCCAAACAATTCAATTCACGGAACTGTATTTAAAAAAGCAGATGATGCTATTGAAGTCATTTTTTATGACGCAACTCCCGAATTTTACCAAAGTATTTTTCTAAACCCATATACTGGAGAGGTTATCAAGATAAATGACCATCTTTCAGGATTTTTTGCGTTTGTTTTAAAAGGGCATATGCGTCTTTGGTTGCCTAAAGAAATTGGAGAGCAAATTGTTGGAGTTTCAATTTTAATTTTCCTTTTAATTATTATATCTGGGGTCTTTTTATGGGTTCCAAAACAACGCAAAAACTTAAAAAAGAGAATGTTATTTGATTGGAAAAATACCACAGGTTGGAAACGTAAAAATTTTGATTTGCATAGCATTTTAGGTTTTTATGTATGCTTTTTTGCTTTTATTATTGCCTTAACGGGTTCAATAATGTCTTATAATTGGCTAAAATACGGGGTGTATAAATCTATTGGAGGTGAAAAAGAAATAGCATTTATCATACCTGAAAATAAAGGAACAAAAACTGATTTTTTAAGCACACCTCCTATGGATTTATTGATTACAAAATTATCAAAAGAAAACCCTACAGCAGTAGCTTTTGAATTGCATTATCCAAAAACTAAAGAGGAAAGTATTTATGTTGAAATCTCAAATAGTAATGGATTGTATTATGATGCAGATTTTAGATTTTTTGATCAAAATACCCTAGAAGAAATTGGAACACCAAGTTTGTACGGAAAATACGAAAACGCAAAAACAGCTGACAAAATTCTTAGAATGAATTATGACATTCACATTGGTGCTATTGGCGGAATTGTTGGAAAAATAATTGCTTTTTTATCAAGTTTGCTCATAGCAACTTTACCAATAACAGGTATTTTATTGTGGTATGGCAGGAAATATAAAAACAAATAG
- a CDS encoding TonB-dependent receptor translates to MKHLIQILTVFLLSSAAFSQSGTITGKVVDNTQMPLFGVNISLKNTSKGTQSNENGFFEINNLQSGDYELILSYIGFKTKEIAVTISNNQPLKLDSIILFEGNEILEEVIIEGERRNKFSRKQTAYVSKLSLKDIENSQVYSTITNELLKSQIVTNFDDALKNATGVESLWASTGRGGDGAGYYALRGFSVQPQLVNGLPGLTNGTINPANIERIEVLKGPSATFFGNAVSSYGGLINVVTKKPYAGTGGELSFTSGSYGLNQIVGDFNTALNKNENLYFRFNTAYTTEQSFQDAGFRESFFVAPSLSYKVNNKLSFSFYGEITQATQTNPMFLFLNRSAPTEASNLEELGYNNKLSFTSNDLTLQNPTQNYRIEMDYKLSDSWQSQTLLSKSSTSTNGYYSYLFDFGILGGNTFTRYINKQNANTQTTDIQQNFIGDFKIASMRNRIVVGLDYFNETQVNNSTGYAFYGNITPNGGSNGDNPFTSNIENDTFPLSTSAVDAVLASQGVANVKSTYHIYSLYFSDVLNITDKFSAMLGLRLDHFNNDGNITNITDDFDQTTFSPKFGLVYQPIKDKLSLFGNYQNGFTNVAPQLVGNPADGPQTLQNFDPEQANQLEFGFKTNLFNNRLNATVSYYDIKVKDRVITDPASPFNKIQGGEIVSKGFEIEINANPFQGLNIRAGFSNNDSETTKSDNIQILNRRPLEAGPEILYNFWANYEFQKGALDGFGFGAGFNGASERFAINYLSTGEFILPSYTVVNTSVFYQGNKYSIGLKLNNVFNKEYYKGWTTINPQQPRALLANISYQF, encoded by the coding sequence ATGAAACATCTAATTCAAATTCTTACAGTTTTTTTGCTGTCAAGTGCAGCATTTTCACAAAGTGGAACAATAACAGGAAAAGTAGTAGACAATACACAAATGCCGTTATTTGGTGTCAATATTTCTCTCAAAAACACATCCAAAGGAACACAATCTAATGAAAATGGTTTCTTTGAAATTAACAATTTACAATCAGGAGATTATGAATTAATACTATCATATATTGGTTTTAAAACAAAAGAAATTGCAGTTACAATCTCCAATAACCAACCCTTAAAACTCGATTCAATTATTCTTTTTGAAGGAAATGAAATTCTAGAAGAGGTAATTATTGAAGGTGAACGTAGAAATAAGTTTTCAAGAAAACAAACAGCTTATGTATCTAAACTTTCATTAAAAGATATTGAAAATTCTCAAGTTTATAGCACCATCACTAACGAACTTTTGAAATCACAAATAGTTACTAATTTTGATGATGCTTTAAAAAATGCAACTGGTGTTGAGAGTTTATGGGCTTCAACAGGAAGAGGAGGAGATGGAGCTGGATATTATGCTTTGCGTGGTTTTTCTGTACAACCTCAACTTGTTAATGGATTGCCAGGATTGACAAATGGAACCATAAATCCAGCAAATATTGAGCGTATTGAAGTATTGAAAGGGCCTTCAGCAACTTTCTTTGGAAATGCTGTGAGTTCATACGGTGGTCTTATCAATGTAGTAACCAAAAAACCTTATGCAGGAACTGGAGGAGAATTGTCATTTACATCAGGAAGTTATGGTTTGAATCAAATTGTGGGTGATTTTAATACTGCTTTAAACAAAAATGAAAATCTCTATTTCAGATTCAACACAGCTTACACAACTGAACAAAGTTTTCAGGATGCAGGTTTTAGAGAATCGTTTTTTGTAGCTCCTTCTTTATCATACAAAGTAAATAATAAATTATCTTTTTCTTTTTATGGAGAAATTACACAAGCTACACAAACAAATCCCATGTTTTTATTCTTGAATAGAAGTGCACCAACAGAAGCTTCAAACCTTGAAGAATTGGGTTACAATAACAAATTATCTTTTACAAGTAACGATTTAACATTGCAAAATCCAACTCAGAATTACAGAATAGAAATGGATTATAAATTGTCAGATTCTTGGCAGTCACAAACATTGCTTTCCAAAAGTTCAACATCAACAAATGGATATTATTCTTATTTATTTGATTTCGGAATTTTAGGCGGAAATACCTTTACAAGATACATCAATAAGCAAAATGCCAACACACAAACTACAGATATTCAGCAAAATTTTATAGGTGATTTTAAAATAGCTTCTATGAGAAATAGAATTGTTGTAGGCTTGGATTATTTCAACGAAACTCAAGTAAATAATAGTACTGGATATGCTTTTTATGGAAATATAACACCAAATGGAGGATCAAATGGCGACAATCCTTTTACATCCAATATAGAAAATGATACATTTCCGCTATCAACTTCGGCTGTAGATGCAGTTTTAGCATCACAAGGTGTTGCAAACGTAAAATCAACCTATCATATTTACAGTTTGTATTTTTCGGATGTATTGAATATCACTGATAAATTTTCTGCAATGCTTGGTTTGCGTTTAGATCATTTTAATAATGATGGAAATATTACCAATATCACTGATGATTTTGACCAAACAACATTCTCACCAAAGTTTGGGTTGGTATATCAACCTATAAAAGATAAACTTTCGCTGTTTGGAAATTATCAAAATGGATTTACAAATGTTGCACCTCAATTGGTTGGAAATCCTGCTGATGGACCTCAAACATTACAAAATTTTGATCCTGAACAAGCTAATCAATTAGAATTTGGTTTCAAAACCAATTTATTCAACAATCGATTAAATGCAACTGTAAGTTATTATGACATCAAAGTGAAAGATCGTGTAATTACAGATCCTGCATCTCCATTCAATAAAATTCAAGGCGGTGAAATTGTAAGCAAAGGTTTTGAAATTGAAATCAATGCCAATCCATTTCAAGGATTAAATATAAGAGCAGGTTTCAGTAATAATGATAGTGAAACTACAAAATCTGATAATATCCAAATTTTAAATAGACGACCTTTAGAAGCAGGTCCTGAAATCTTATATAATTTTTGGGCAAACTATGAATTTCAAAAAGGCGCATTAGATGGATTTGGTTTTGGAGCAGGATTTAATGGCGCTAGCGAGCGTTTTGCCATAAACTACCTATCAACAGGCGAGTTTATATTACCTAGTTATACAGTTGTAAATACTTCCGTTTTTTATCAAGGAAATAAATACAGCATTGGATTGAAATTGAATAATGTCTTTAATAAAGAATATTACAAAGGCTGGACAACCATAAATCCACAACAACCACGCGCTTTATTAGCCAATATTTCATATCAATTTTAA
- a CDS encoding TerC/Alx family metal homeostasis membrane protein has product MTPWIILISYLIILLLIDFFILHKKDTVTTVKRAIFETIFFITNALLFTGLIYYFYSNGMVENVTNLTPTNAVIKYLTGYIIELSLSVDNLFVIAIIFTSFKIPAKFQHKLLFLGILGAIVFRAILISVGIVLINKIHGMSIIFGLFLLFTALKMLKKEAEHKEIEEPKGLKRLFHFSKEFDGEKYITRINGKRAFTALFGALITIEFTDLLFALDSIPAIFAVTTDPFIVYSSNIFAIMGLRSLYFFLSNMLERFVYLKYSVFSILVFVSLKLITASWFDIPEWFSLLFIFVSLAIGIYISTLKTKKE; this is encoded by the coding sequence ATGACTCCTTGGATTATTCTTATTTCGTACCTAATTATTCTTTTACTGATTGATTTTTTTATACTTCATAAAAAGGATACAGTAACTACAGTAAAAAGAGCCATTTTCGAAACGATATTTTTTATTACGAATGCTTTACTGTTTACGGGTCTTATTTATTATTTCTACAGTAATGGAATGGTTGAAAATGTTACCAATTTGACACCTACAAATGCGGTTATCAAATACTTAACAGGGTACATTATCGAATTGTCTTTGAGTGTTGATAACCTCTTTGTCATTGCTATCATTTTTACTTCATTTAAAATTCCTGCAAAATTTCAACACAAATTATTGTTTTTAGGAATTTTAGGTGCCATTGTTTTTCGTGCCATTTTGATTAGTGTAGGAATTGTGTTGATCAATAAAATTCATGGAATGAGCATCATTTTTGGATTATTCCTCTTGTTTACGGCGCTAAAAATGTTGAAAAAAGAGGCAGAACATAAAGAAATTGAAGAGCCAAAAGGATTGAAAAGATTATTTCATTTCAGCAAAGAATTTGACGGTGAAAAATACATTACAAGAATCAATGGAAAACGTGCTTTTACTGCGCTTTTTGGGGCATTAATCACCATTGAATTTACAGATTTATTATTTGCATTAGACAGTATTCCTGCTATTTTCGCAGTAACAACGGATCCTTTTATTGTGTATAGTTCTAATATTTTTGCAATTATGGGATTGAGATCCTTGTATTTTTTCTTGTCAAATATGTTAGAGAGGTTTGTGTATTTAAAATACAGCGTGTTTTCAATTTTAGTATTTGTATCTTTAAAATTGATTACTGCTTCTTGGTTTGATATTCCTGAGTGGTTTTCACTTTTATTTATCTTTGTTTCACTTGCAATCGGAATTTATATTTCTACGTTGAAAACTAAGAAAGAATAA
- a CDS encoding CatB-related O-acetyltransferase produces MKAPNKDLPFPLENYDKLCFLKNVITNPNIIVGDYTYYADFENVANFEKNVLYHFDFVGDKLFIGKFCMIASDVKFIMNGANHLTDAISTYPFAIFGNAWQHAMEGKSYPQKGNITIGNDVWIGYNATIMAGVTIGDGAIIAANATVVKDVAPYTIVGGNPAKEIKKRFSDETIAALLKLKWWDWDIEKITQHVQHLTGNEIEKLLP; encoded by the coding sequence ATGAAAGCTCCCAACAAAGACCTTCCATTTCCTTTAGAAAATTATGACAAACTTTGTTTTTTAAAGAATGTCATCACAAATCCCAATATAATTGTGGGTGATTACACCTATTATGCTGATTTTGAAAATGTAGCTAATTTCGAGAAAAATGTATTGTATCATTTTGATTTTGTGGGAGATAAACTTTTTATAGGAAAGTTTTGCATGATTGCTTCTGATGTTAAATTTATCATGAATGGTGCAAATCATTTGACAGATGCAATTTCTACGTATCCATTTGCCATTTTCGGAAATGCTTGGCAGCATGCAATGGAAGGAAAATCCTATCCTCAAAAAGGAAACATAACGATTGGTAATGATGTTTGGATTGGTTATAATGCAACAATTATGGCAGGTGTTACCATTGGTGATGGTGCTATTATTGCTGCAAATGCAACTGTTGTTAAAGATGTAGCTCCTTACACAATTGTGGGAGGAAATCCTGCAAAAGAAATTAAAAAACGTTTTTCTGATGAAACAATTGCAGCCTTACTAAAACTAAAATGGTGGGATTGGGATATTGAAAAAATTACCCAACATGTGCAACATCTAACAGGAAATGAAATCGAAAAATTACTTCCATAA